A single Nicotiana tabacum cultivar K326 chromosome 5, ASM71507v2, whole genome shotgun sequence DNA region contains:
- the LOC107807642 gene encoding uncharacterized protein LOC107807642, with translation MLSIANVTSSIVKPRITGHFELKQSMIQLLHANGQFIGLPNKDPQQHILIFLEISDTYITNGFTPDYVRLTLFPFSLFGKAKRWLKAEPANSITSWNDLARKFLVRFFPSGKTVKIRIDAAVAGQVLEKSFDEIYVLLNKFSKSNPDWQGEMGRNMVQKSPGVLELDVVSALSVQKLIADQQTFNQKIMADQQAQATTLRNLEHHVGQLAIAQNTRPVGALPSDTEPNPKDQVNAVTLRNGRALEEVPKKKKNIAHPEGELVPKPVEGNEKDDKGPEPVIETRPPPPFSQRLQKQKDNAKYKKFLDILSQVSVNFPLVEILQEVPKYARYLRDIVANKRRHAEFETVALTEECSARVQQLGLGVIRPTTITLQLANRSLVMLEGIIEGVLVRVEKFILPADFIVLDYEADDEVPIILGRPFLATGGAIIDVRVWKLKMRVDNEEITFNVYKLEEVVFPAERVKMIEKRARDEKGDLPRACKKARLHGRKKKRKRPA, from the exons ATGCTCAGTATTGCTAATGTTACCTCCAGCATAGTGAAGCCCAGAatcactgggcactttgagctgaaaCAGAGCATGATCCAGCTACTTCATGCAAACGGGCAATTTATAGGTCTTCCAAACAAGGATCCACAACAGCATATTCTGATCttcttggagattagtgatacttatatcACTAATGGGTTCACTCCAGATTATGTGAGGCTCACACTTTTCCCATTCTCTCTGTTTGGGAAAGCTAAACGATGGCTAAAGGCAGAACCAGCTAATTCCATtacatcatggaatgatttggcaagaAAATTTCTGGTAAGGTTCTTCCCTTCAGGCAAAACTGTAAAGATTAGAA TCGATGCTGCAGTTGCTGGTCAAGTATTGGAGAAAAGCTTTGATGAAATTTATGTgttattgaacaaattctccaaaagcAATCCGGATTGGCAAGGAGAGATGGGTAGGAACATGGTACAAAAATCACCAGGGGTTCTTGAATTAGATGTTGTCTCAGCATTGTCAGTACAG AAATTAATAGCAGATCAACAAACTTTCAATCAGAAAATAATGGCTGATCAGCAGGCTCAAGCCACAACACTGAGAAATTTGGAGCACCACGTGGGCCAACTTGCCATAGCCCAAAATACCAGACCAGTAGGGGCTCTTCCTAGTGATACAGAGCCCAATCCTAAAGATCAAGTCAATGCGGTTACCTTGAGAAATGGAAGAGcattagaagaagttccaaagaaaaagaagaatatagCTCATCCCGAAGGAGAATTAGTTCCCAAGCCAGTTGAGGGGAATGAGAAAGATGATAAAGGACCTGAGCCAGTAATTGAGACTAGGCCACCACCTCCATTTTCACAAAGACTGCAGAAGCAAAAAGATAATGCTAAGTACAAGAAATTCCTAGATATTTTGAGCCAAGTGAGTGTGAATTTTCCTTTGGTTGAAATTTTGCAGGAAGTGCCTAAGTATGCAAGGTATCTCAGAGATATTGTGGCAAACAAACGAAGGCATGCAGAGTTcgaaacagttgcacttactgaagagtgcaGTGCCAGAGTTCAG CAACTCGGATTGGGGGTGATTAGACCTACTACAATCACTTTACAGTTAGCAAATAGGTCACTAGTCATGCTAGAAGGAATTATTGAGGGTGTGTTAGTTCGAGTGGAAAAGTTTATTCTTCCTGCTGATTTTATTGTTCTTGATTACGAGGCAGATGATGAAGTGCCCATTATTTTGGGGCGACCATTCTTAGCTACTGGTGGAGCAATTATTGATGTGAGGGTATGGAAGTTAAAAATGAGAGTTGACAATGAGGAGATCACTTTTAATGTGTACAAG TTAGAGGAGGTGGTGTTTCCAGCTGAGCGTGTAAAGATGATTGAGAAAAGAGCTAGAGATGAAAAAGGAGACCTTCCGAGAGCATGCAAAAAGGCTAGACTTCAtgggagaaagaagaagagaaagcgcCCAGCTTGA